A region of the Deltaproteobacteria bacterium genome:
CAATGGTTTCTGCTGCGTATGCGTATCTCCAGACTTCGGAGAACAGGTTGGAACCGTATGGAGAAAACGAGCGGGCATCAGGATTTCCAAAGCCGGACAAGATTCCCGTTGCTCTGTTTCCATATACGGGCCCGTACGTCCTAACATTCTGATAGGGAGTCAGGGAAGAATTCACAATGAAACGGGTCATCAGCCCGTTCCGTTCCGATGAATCGTCCTCCCTTTCATTACGGACTCTGTAAACGTCCGGGTCGATGAATCTCATAAAGCGATCTTCATGGGCCGGAGCCTGACCCGGCATGACGAAGAGAATCTTGATCCGAGCGTCTGTTAACGCACGGGTCATGCCCAGGCAGGCCGTGCCGAGGCCACCACTCATATAAGGAGGGAATTCCCAGCCAAACATTAAAATTCTCACAAGGAATCCCTCCTTATCAGCGAATATCGTCCAGTAAAGTCAGAAGCCGGATCAATTCGGCGATACTCCAGGCTTGGGAAATGCAGCCATTGGGACGATGCGGCGGATTGCCGTCAAACACTTCCGATACACAACCCAAACCAGCCTCGCCCAAATGATTTTTGAGAAAGTTTATAATTTGCTTGTACAAAATATTTTTCGCCTTACGGGAATTCCGGTTCACCCGCAGATATGCTTCACCGAAATGTCCCCAGAGCCATGGCCAAACGGTTCCTTGATGATAGGCCCTGTCCCTTTGTATCATCACACCATTGTAGTTCCCCCGATAATCCGGGTGTGCCGGATCAAGAGTGCGTAGCCCGCAGGGGGTGAGAAGGTCACTTTGCACCCTTTTGACGACACCGTTCCAATCGGCGGAATCAAGGGGAGAGTACGGCAGGGAAACGGCAAAGATCTGGTTCGGCCTGACGGCTTCGTCAAGGATACCCTGTCTGGATACATCACCGAGATAGGCCCCTCGTCCAACCCAGAAGGTCTCCCGAAAAGACCGGCGAGCCAACGGAATCAGCTCTTGAAGGGCAAATTCCTGATCGCCATATCGGGTGGACAGTTCATGCGAAAAACAGACGGCATTGAACCACAGGGCGTTTATTTCCACCATGTACCCCCAGCGCGGCGTCACCGGTAACCCGTTAACTGCGGCATCCATCCAGGTCAAACGGATCCCTTCGCTGCCCGCATGAAGAAGTCCCCGTTCATCCACGTATATATCGTAAATCGTTCCGGCCAGAAACTGCTTCAAAATACGCTTCATGACCGGCCAGATGTGCTGATGAACCCAGTTTTCGTCGCCACCGTATTTCAAATATTGTTGCACGGCCCAAAAGTACCACAGTGATGCATCCACCGTATTGTAGGCGTTTTCCTTTTCGTCTTCCGTAAAAAAATTGGGAAAAAGGCCTTGCTGTTCAAAGTCGCCGAAGGTTTTCAATATCTCCCGCCCCTCATGCATGAGGCCGCGGCAAAATGTCAGGCCCGGCAGCGATATCAATGAATCTCTCCCCCACTCATAAAACCAATGGTACCCGGCTAAAATGGCATGGCGCCCGTGCGGCGTCCGAATCAGAAGTTGGTCCGCTGCCCGGAACAGGCTTTCGATATTTTCCCTGTCTTTTTTGAAGGACTGAACGAAAAAATCTCTGTGTTTCTCCAGAAAATCTCGCCGCTCCCATTCCCCATTCCAGACCTTTTGCAACGGCTCCGGAAAGGGGTCCGTGGTAAAGCAAAGATAGATTTCCTTTCTTTTTTCATCCATGGGGATCGTTATCGTTCCGGGGCAATAGAGATCCTCTCTCCAGTTATAACCGCGAATCCGGTCCTCCTCATATTCAAAATTTTTATACCAATCACCAAACATCGGACATTGGAAATCACCGCTCACCTGGATGTACATGGCCGGCATTCCTTCGTAAGGTGCTATCCGACACCCTTCAGGAATTTCAGAAATCTCTCCGCGAAAATAGGTGTTTTCTTTGGAAAGAGAATGGATACTCCGGTAGGCTAAAAAAGGTTTTATACGCAACATGCAGGGCTCATCCATGTCCGGGAGTCGATATTTCAGGATCACGCTGTTTGTTCCCTGAATCATCATGATTTCCCTTTCAAGGGTTCGACCAGCTACGCGAAAAACAAATTTTGGACAAACCCCGATATCGACTTGTTCAAGATAGGATTGGCCACCGGAGAAAAAAAAGTCCGGATACTGGTGGGATACAAGATAAAACTCTTCCCCCCGGCGGACAAGGGAATCTTCAACCTTGGAAATCAGGACGTAACGACCGGAAGGATTGGCGAGATTGGCGACCAGCAAACCATGATATTTTCGCGTATGACACAGGAGGATGGAACTGGAGGCATACCCTCCCAGGCCGTTCGTTTCCAGCCACTCATAGGTCAATGCCTTCCGGGACCGGATGCAGTCAGGCGTGTTGATCGTGATCGTTGACATGGATACTCTCCTTGGAGGGCATGACCCGGTTCAAGGTAAAGAATAGATTTCAACACCGACGGGTATTCTGAAAAGAAATTTATCGTCCTTGAGTTTTTGGTTCAGTTTGGTGTTGAACAACGTGACGCGCGTTACATTACCGTAAGGGTCTTCGAACCAAATCCGGTTGATAAAATAAGTCGCCCCGCTGATCTCAATATGCGCCTGCGAAAAGCCGGCGTTGCCTTCCCTGGGAATTAGCCGAAGAAAATAATTTCCCTTTCTCTCACCCTGGTCGGCCTCGGCGAATTGTACATGAAAATCGTTCTTGATCCCAACAAAACCGGACAAGAGCCTTACAGCCGCAGTGGATTGAAGGAGGCGGTCCGTTTGCTGAACATAGGCAACGCGATCTTCAGGGAGATACAACCATGATTTCTCAGGGTTAACGACAAGAGTTTTTCTTTGAGGTTTTTCGTACTGCCAGAGCATTTTTCCGGGCCTTTTAAAATAAAGACGTCCCTGCTCCCTTTCGGTCTTTGCCAGACTTTTCAGCGTCGTCTCCTGAATAAAACCCGCCTCAAAATCCTGAGTAAGATCATACTGTCGTTCAACCTTTACCAAAAGCTCATCTAGGGATAACGCCCGGATGGGGGTAACCATCACTGCGAAATACAGTCCGATTAGAATCGACACTGCGGCCATCAAAACGATTTTCCCCGATTGATCCTTTTTATTTTCCAAATCTTAAGTATGAACCTCCAAAGCGCCAAAATCATCCAGGCGCGTCAAGTTTATGATAAGTCTAAAAAACATGAGATATTGTTATCCATATTGTATCTTACTGTTATTATTAACATTTTTATTTGCTCAGAATGTATGCAATACGGTAGAACGTTGAGTCGGGTATGGACTTAGATAACTTATCCACAGATTTGTCCACAGAATTTTCCACAACTCTGTGGATTGCATGACCAAGTGTTTGTTTCAACGCAGAAATCGCGAAGCCGATAGCGATTTCACGCGATTCTCACTCTCCAACCGAATGGATCCGGGGCTTTTCCATATTGAATGTTCAGGATTTCATTATAGAATTTTTCTGCCGTTGATCCGGTTCTACCCCCGTTTATGACATATTCGTTTCCCTGATAGTAAATATGTCCAACAGGCGACACAACTGCCGCCGTGCCTGAAGCAAACATTTCCTTCATCGAACCGTCATGGATCGCCTGAATGACATCTTGAATGCCAATAGGCCTTTCCGAAACCTTCATATTCCAGGAATCAGCAAGCGTTAAAATGGAATTCCGCATAACTCCTGGTAGAATGGTTCCACCCAAAGGAGGGGTAACCAATTCTTCGCCGATCAGGAAGAAAATGTTACTCGTCCCCACTTCTTCCACGAATCGCCGTTCCACGGCATCAAGCCACAGGACCTGGGTGTATCCCATCTCATTGGCCAGGCGCATGGCGTAGAGGCTGGCGGCATAATTCCCTCCGGCCTTGCAGGCTCCGGTACCACCGGGAGCGGATCGGACATAGTCCTCACTGACATAGATTTTGGTCGGATTAAACCCCTCAGGGTAATACGCCCCGACGGGTCCGGCAATGATGAAAAAAATAAATTCCGTTGACGGATGGACGCCGAGAGCAGCCTCCGTAGCAATCATGGCTGGACGAATATACATGGACGCATCTTTGGCTTTTGGAACCCAGTCCCGATCGATAAGAACGAGCTGCGTAACCGCTTCCACAAAAAAAGATTCCTCTATTTCGGCCATACACATGCGCCTAGCCGATATATTCATCCGTTTTGCATTTTCAAACGGACGAAAAAGATATATTGATCCGTTTTCACCCCGATATGCCTTCATCCCTTCAAAAATTTCCTGGCCGTAATGCAAACATTGGGCGGTCGGGTCCAGCGCCAGAGGAGCGAAAGGCCCCAGCAACGGATCATGCCAACCCTTCTCCACGTGATAATGCATCGTAAACATATGATCCGAAAATATCTTGCCGAACTCGAGTTTTGTTTCGTCGACAGGCCTGGGCTTTCTTTTCTCCTCGGGAACGGGCTCCACCATGATTTCCATAACACCTCACCTCTCTGTTTGGCCTTTCAGAATATTCGCGATCTATCGTCCCGGCGATCCTGATTTCTTAGCACTAAATCACCTGACGATCAAGGTTTCTATACTGAATGGCCTCAGCAACGTGATGTGAGCCGATGAGACTTTCGCCACCCAGATCCGCAATGGTGCGAGCCACTTTAATAATGCGGGTAAAGGTACGAGCACTCATGCCCAGGCGGTCCATTGCCATTTCCAAAAGGCCCTGAGATTCTTCGTCAATCTGGCAGTACGCCTTAATCTGACGTTCCGTCATCCGTGCATTCACAAGAATATCGGCTCCGTTGAATCGTTTTCTCTGAATTTGCCTGGCCTGTATGACTCTCTGCCGAATCTCTTCTGATGATTCCACCGTTCGCTGGGAGACCAAGTCGCGATAGCGCAGGGAGGGTACCTCTATATGAAGATCGATTCTATCCATCAGGGGGCCGGATATTTTGGTCTGGTACTGTCGGATCTGGGTCATGGAACAGCGACAGCCCTTCAATTTGTCACCGTAGTACCCGCAGGGACAGGGATTCATCGCCGCCACGAGCATGAAACGCGCCGGGAACGTTGCCGTTGCGGAAGAGCGGCTGATGGTCACAACGCCGTCCTCCAGAGGCTGACGCAACGATTCCAAGGCGTTCTTTTTGAATTCCGGAAACTCGTCAAGAAAAAGAATGCCGTGATGGGCCAGACTTATTTCACCTGGTTTTGGCAGATGACCGCCTCCAACCAACCCGGCATCGGAAATGGTGTGGTGAGGAGCGCGGAAGGGGCGGGTTCGTACAATCATGTGTTCCCTGTCGAGCATTCCCGCTACAGAAAAGATTCTCGTCGTTTCAAGTGCTTCCTGAAAGGACCAATCGGGAAGTATGGTGGACATGCGTTGGGCGAGCATGGTTTTTCCCGACCCAGGCGGACCGATTAAAAGAACGTTGTGACCTCCCGCCGCTGCAATCTCCAAGGCCCGCTTGGCCTGCTCTTGTCCTTTGATTTCATTGAAATCGACCATAGAAGCAGGTCCGGCTGAAAAAAGTTCGTCGGCCCGAACCGAAGGGGTCATAAATTCTCTTGTACCTCGGAAAAATTCGACCACATCGGATAGATCGGCCACCGCAATCACCTCGATCCCCTCGACCATAGCCGCTTCCTGGGCATTGTCCTCCGGAATAATCAATCCCCTTTTCCCCAGCTCCCTGGCAAGAAAAGCGCTGGGTAAAACGCCCTGAACCCCCTTGACCCGCCCATCCAGAGACAACTCACCCAAGACCAGATAATCTGTCAACAATTCCGGCCGGATCAACCCCTCCATTGCCACCAGTCCCACGGCAATGGGCAGATCGAAGGCCGTACCTTCCTTCCTCAGATCGGCAGGAGCCAGGTTGACGGTTATATGATGGCGGAAATAACCGTATCCTGAATTCTTCAGAGCGGCCCGGATGCGATCCTTGCTTTCCTTGACCGTCATATCGGGTAAACCGACGATATAAAATTCAGGCAACCCCGGAGAAACATCGATTTCCACTTCGACGACACAAGATTCAATCCCAATGGTGGTGCTGCTGAAAAGCCTGACTATCATTCTTTCCCCCGGAAGACGTGTGTTTTTTATGAAAGTCCGAAAAACGTCCCCGCCGCACGATTTACGATCTGACGGCGAGTTCCTCTTTGAAGGATGGATGAAAATCTATAATAATGCCTGATATTTGGCAAGTTTTTTCTCCCAGGTTCTCACCCGTTTATCAGCCTGATTCTGTCGCTTTAGCCAGATTTCGGTACCCCCTGCGTGAACAACCGCATGAATTAAGGATTTCTTCTCCTCTTTTTCTCATACCCAATCGATGTGAAAGGATTTTGATTTTACGGTCCTCTCCAAACCCATGCTTGACGATCGATACGGCCTGTGTTACTTAAGCGGCGAATATTTTCGGAAAGAAACTCCCTGCTGAAGGAGGCGTAATTAGATGACCCAGCCCCTATCTCACCTAGACGAAAAAGGACAGGCCAAAATGGTCGATGTGACAACCAAAGAACCGTCTTTAAGAGAAGCCGTTGCAACAGGCCGGGTTCGTATGTTACCTTATACGCTCTCTCTCCTTCAGGAAGGAGGCGTGCCGAAGGGAGATGTTTTCGGGGTGGCCCGCGTAGCAGGCATCATGGCAGCCAAGAAAACAGGGGACTTGATTCCCATGTGTCACCCCCTGGCGTTGACGCATATCGACATCCGCTTTGAAGTCCTGCCGCAGGAGGGAGAGGTGTTGATCGAGAGCCGGGCAAAACTGGTAGGCAAAACGGGTGTCGAAATGGAAGCCCTTACCGCCGTGTCTGTGGCCGCACTCACGATCTATGATATGTGCAAAGCCGTCGATAAGGAAATCGTCGTGACGGATATTATGCTTGTAAGGAAGTCCGGCGGCAAAAGCGGCCTGTTTGAGAGGAATACTTAATGTTCAGGGCTTGCCCGCAAAGCTGAAACCAATGGATACGCACCGATACAAAATCAAGCGCCCTTTTGTGATTCCCTTTGTTCTGGCGGTATTTCTTCTCGTGATACTCCTGTTCATGTCCCTTCTTCACCGCCGTTCTGCCGCTGAAACGGTTGTTTTGACAATATTTTTATGCGCCGCATTGCCGGTTTTAGGCGAGATGTTTTACCGTCTGGTCACAACCAATGCCTCCGGCCTAACGATCAGAAAGTTTCTGAGGACCCGAGCCATTCCCTGGGAAAACATCAATCAGGTCGGACTGGTCATGGTAAGGCGGAAGACGTATCTTCTGCTGACGACCCGCAGAGGTTTTTATATACTCTCCAGTGCCTACGGGGATTTCCCCCGTCTGGTCCGCGATATCACGGACCAGGTCCCATTCGATCGGGTAGATGCTGAGGTCCGTCAACAGTTGGAAGAAGGTCCCCTCGTCAACCGCGGCGATGTTTTATCCATCTGGCTCGCCGTTATTTTGATGATCGGACTCATTGTGATGAAACTTTTTGGTGTGATCTGATGACCTGATAAAGGGATATGTAATGGTCAGGAAGGACAAAGTGATGAAAACGGAAACAGCCAATGCCGCGGAACATGGGGCAGATTCACTCCAGTCCATCATCGAAGACATTTTGCACAAGGATCTTGAAAATGTCGTAACCATCCTCGAACCCAAGGGAAGCGGAAAAAGCACCCTTTACGAGGATGTGATAAGGATCATCGATCGAAGCCTGTTCAGAATTGCTTTGAACCGCTCCGGTCAGGTTAAAACCGTTGCCGCTACGTACCTTGGTATCAGTCGCAATACCTTCCAGAAGAAAATGATCAAGATGGGAATGGATGGCCGTGAAGATTAGTTCTCCTGCGTAAGTAGGCAGGACAGGCCGATCGTTTGAATCCTCGCTCTATCTTCCGGGTTCCAGGTTCAGAAAATGTCATGAATATATCCGGGCATACAGAATTGCTTCAGAGAAAGGGCGTACTCATCCCGAACCCCACCGCCGTCGACATTGATGCGGAAATTGACCCAGCGCGCATTTCAGGTGAAGGGGTCGTTTTTTATCCGGGAACCAGGATTTACGGGGCCGACACCGTGATTTCGGCCGGTGTGAAACTTGGCTATGAGGGCCCCGTCACGATCGAAAACTGTCAGCTGGGATCCCGTGTCCAGCTCAAAGGCGGCTTTTTCAGCACCTCCGTCTTTCTCGATGGGTGTACCATGGACAACGGCGCCCACGTCCGGCAAGGTTGCCTGTTGGAGGAGGAAACCAGGGCCGGACACACCGTTGGCCTCAAGCAAACAATCCTCTTCCCATTTGTTACGCTGGGAAGCCTGATCAACTTCTGCGACTGTTTCATGGCCGGGGGTACGGACAGAAAAAATCACAGTGAAGTCGGCAGCAGTTACATCCATTTCAACTACACCCCCCAGCAAGACAAGGCGACGGCCTCCCTGATCGGTGACGTCCCCCAAGGCGTCATGCTCCGGCAAAAGCCCATTTTCCTAGGCGGCCAGGGGGGGCTGATCGGTCCAGCCCGAATCGCTTTTGGTACCGTCATCGCTGCGGGTACCATCTTCCGGGGTGACTGTACGGAGGATGGAAAATTCGTCTCTTCCGGTGCAAACAAGGATCGACTGACTGCCTACCACCCCGGTCTCTATGTCCATGTCAGCCGTCGTATCCGTATTAACCTGTCCTACATGGCGAACCTGCTCGCCCTGAAACAGTGGTACATCCATGTCCGGCAGCCTTTTTTTCTTAAGCATGCCCTGGCGGAGACCGTCCATCAGGGAGCATTGAATACGCTGGATGCCGCTCTTCATGAACGGCTCTTGAGAATGGATGAACTGGCTGAAAAAATGGATGAATCGCTGGCACAGGTTTCACGCCATTTAAAGGGTCAACAGAAAAAACTCGCCCGCGGGGAACAGGAGGCATTCCGGGATCGCTGGCCTGAGATACGGGGCATTTTCGAAGCAAAGCTTGAAGAATCCCTGGGTGCGGATGACCGGCATCGTTTCCTCACTTGTGTTGACCAAACGGCAACCCGTCATCAGCATTATCTGGCCATGATAAGGGCCCTGCCTCCCGAAGCAGTCGCCTGTGGAAAAAGATGGCTTGGCAAAATTGTCACCGGTATCTCCACAAGGGGTGAATCCATTCTGTCGGGGGAAACAGGCGGCCCATGAATCTGATGACTAGCTTAGCGGCCTCACTCCGCCGATTCGGGACATGGCATTGGTTCGTCGGCGCGAATCCCCACCGCTGTCCGCCGCGCTCCCTGATCCTTTTCCCATATTACCCGGCAACCTTTTTCTGCGGTCTTGCGGGCATCTTGGTGATCAAAGGGCCAGGCCCTCTTGAAAAAACGGGTATCGTCCGGACATTCATTACGCTTTTCGACGTCGTGAGTTCCTTGCGAATTGCAGACATACAGGGCGGTGCCTTAACTCTGGCACGCTATCTGGATGGAGACGCCTCCCTGGAAAAAATGGCCCGTCGAATCCCTGAACTCAAGGGAGATCATGTTTTCCGCGAACTCACAACGCATCCCGAAACGGCATTCAAACTGGAACGGCTCGCAGGCAATATAAAAGCATATCTTCTTCAGGAAGAAGCCGCGTTGGAGAAGGCTGCGGCTTTCTTCGATACGCAAATCCTGGAGAAAGTAAACCGGTCTCTGCTTATCCTTCGAGATATCCTCTGGGCACTGGAGAATGACGTCCTGGCAACCCTCGAACAGATCCAAAACCTGGCCGAAGAGAGCTCCAAGCCGCCAGGAACAGAGTCCCTTCTCAAGTACAAGAGGATAAACTTCCTCCTAAACTGCATCAACCGTTTGGAAGTAAGGGGAAGAGACTCCGCTGGCCTCCAGGTCTCCTTCACCCTGCCCGCCGGATCCGTTTTCAGGGAAATTCTCCACCGTCTCAAGGAAAGGAATCTTTACACTGAATTTTCGGACCGGGTTGATACGGCTGACTTGCTAAACAACTCTATCAGCCTCCCCTGCACCATCACAGACCTTGAATGTATCCGGGAAGATACGAGCAAAACGATTACCTTCACCTATAAAACCGCCTCGGTCATCGGGGAGTTGGGGCAAAATGTTCGGGAGTTAACGGAATCAATCCGCGGGGATCATGTCCTCCGGGTGTTTGCCGAAACCGAAATGGCGTGTGAATCGTCCTTCTGCCACACCCGATGGGCCTCTGTCGGTTCCATCTCCGTTGAGAACTGCCATCCTATCAACAACGCCACCTTAAACGGTCATCCACAGGCGTTAGCGGATAAAAATTATCCCCGTTATGGCCGGGGGAACTGGACGATCAATGTGGCCTTAAACGGTGACATCGACAATTACCAGATTCTACGATATCGGCTGGAATCCGGGCATGATCTGATCGCTCCGGAGGTAACAACGGACACAAAAATCATCCCCCTTCAGATAGAACATTACCTTATGCAGGGGTGTGACCTCGAGGCGGCTTTCAGGTTGGCGCTGAACGATTTCGAGGGTTCCCACGCCATCGCGATGGTGAGCAACCTCGAGCCAGGCAAGGTCTTCCTGGCGTTACGAGGCAGCGGCCAGGCCCTGTACATCGGATTAGCCGACGATCAATATCTATTCTCTTCGGAGCTTTACGGCTTGGTAGAGCGGACCCCTTTCTTCATCAAAATCAACGGGGAAATGCCGGCCGATCCAGCTCGCCCGGAAACCACTGGACAGATGTTCATCCTGGACCAGGAAAGCACTGGGGGGTTGAATGGCATCGCCGCCTGTTTCTATGACGGCAAAACCCTGCTACTTGCCCCGGAAGATATTCAAAAAGCGGAAATCACAACCCGGGACATCGACAGGGGTGACTTCAGACATTATTTTCTCAAGGAGATCTCCGAATCAGCACAATCCGTCCGGAAAACTCTCCTGGGAAAATACCGAATTATCCAGGAAGAAAACGGAGGGAACCGGGTCTTTTTCAACCTGGGGCAGGACGTGCTGCCCGATAAAATCCGAAACGAGATCACCCACCGTCGAATACGCCGCGTCATCGTCATCGGTCACGGCACAGCGGCAGTCGCTGGACAGGCCAT
Encoded here:
- a CDS encoding glycogen debranching protein; this translates as MSTITINTPDCIRSRKALTYEWLETNGLGGYASSSILLCHTRKYHGLLVANLANPSGRYVLISKVEDSLVRRGEEFYLVSHQYPDFFFSGGQSYLEQVDIGVCPKFVFRVAGRTLEREIMMIQGTNSVILKYRLPDMDEPCMLRIKPFLAYRSIHSLSKENTYFRGEISEIPEGCRIAPYEGMPAMYIQVSGDFQCPMFGDWYKNFEYEEDRIRGYNWREDLYCPGTITIPMDEKRKEIYLCFTTDPFPEPLQKVWNGEWERRDFLEKHRDFFVQSFKKDRENIESLFRAADQLLIRTPHGRHAILAGYHWFYEWGRDSLISLPGLTFCRGLMHEGREILKTFGDFEQQGLFPNFFTEDEKENAYNTVDASLWYFWAVQQYLKYGGDENWVHQHIWPVMKRILKQFLAGTIYDIYVDERGLLHAGSEGIRLTWMDAAVNGLPVTPRWGYMVEINALWFNAVCFSHELSTRYGDQEFALQELIPLARRSFRETFWVGRGAYLGDVSRQGILDEAVRPNQIFAVSLPYSPLDSADWNGVVKRVQSDLLTPCGLRTLDPAHPDYRGNYNGVMIQRDRAYHQGTVWPWLWGHFGEAYLRVNRNSRKAKNILYKQIINFLKNHLGEAGLGCVSEVFDGNPPHRPNGCISQAWSIAELIRLLTLLDDIR
- a CDS encoding outer membrane lipoprotein carrier protein LolA: MENKKDQSGKIVLMAAVSILIGLYFAVMVTPIRALSLDELLVKVERQYDLTQDFEAGFIQETTLKSLAKTEREQGRLYFKRPGKMLWQYEKPQRKTLVVNPEKSWLYLPEDRVAYVQQTDRLLQSTAAVRLLSGFVGIKNDFHVQFAEADQGERKGNYFLRLIPREGNAGFSQAHIEISGATYFINRIWFEDPYGNVTRVTLFNTKLNQKLKDDKFLFRIPVGVEIYSLP
- a CDS encoding branched-chain amino acid aminotransferase, whose amino-acid sequence is MEIMVEPVPEEKRKPRPVDETKLEFGKIFSDHMFTMHYHVEKGWHDPLLGPFAPLALDPTAQCLHYGQEIFEGMKAYRGENGSIYLFRPFENAKRMNISARRMCMAEIEESFFVEAVTQLVLIDRDWVPKAKDASMYIRPAMIATEAALGVHPSTEFIFFIIAGPVGAYYPEGFNPTKIYVSEDYVRSAPGGTGACKAGGNYAASLYAMRLANEMGYTQVLWLDAVERRFVEEVGTSNIFFLIGEELVTPPLGGTILPGVMRNSILTLADSWNMKVSERPIGIQDVIQAIHDGSMKEMFASGTAAVVSPVGHIYYQGNEYVINGGRTGSTAEKFYNEILNIQYGKAPDPFGWRVRIA
- a CDS encoding YifB family Mg chelatase-like AAA ATPase, with the protein product MIVRLFSSTTIGIESCVVEVEIDVSPGLPEFYIVGLPDMTVKESKDRIRAALKNSGYGYFRHHITVNLAPADLRKEGTAFDLPIAVGLVAMEGLIRPELLTDYLVLGELSLDGRVKGVQGVLPSAFLARELGKRGLIIPEDNAQEAAMVEGIEVIAVADLSDVVEFFRGTREFMTPSVRADELFSAGPASMVDFNEIKGQEQAKRALEIAAAGGHNVLLIGPPGSGKTMLAQRMSTILPDWSFQEALETTRIFSVAGMLDREHMIVRTRPFRAPHHTISDAGLVGGGHLPKPGEISLAHHGILFLDEFPEFKKNALESLRQPLEDGVVTISRSSATATFPARFMLVAAMNPCPCGYYGDKLKGCRCSMTQIRQYQTKISGPLMDRIDLHIEVPSLRYRDLVSQRTVESSEEIRQRVIQARQIQRKRFNGADILVNARMTERQIKAYCQIDEESQGLLEMAMDRLGMSARTFTRIIKVARTIADLGGESLIGSHHVAEAIQYRNLDRQVI
- the moaC gene encoding cyclic pyranopterin monophosphate synthase MoaC — its product is MTQPLSHLDEKGQAKMVDVTTKEPSLREAVATGRVRMLPYTLSLLQEGGVPKGDVFGVARVAGIMAAKKTGDLIPMCHPLALTHIDIRFEVLPQEGEVLIESRAKLVGKTGVEMEALTAVSVAALTIYDMCKAVDKEIVVTDIMLVRKSGGKSGLFERNT
- a CDS encoding PH domain-containing protein, with protein sequence MDTHRYKIKRPFVIPFVLAVFLLVILLFMSLLHRRSAAETVVLTIFLCAALPVLGEMFYRLVTTNASGLTIRKFLRTRAIPWENINQVGLVMVRRKTYLLLTTRRGFYILSSAYGDFPRLVRDITDQVPFDRVDAEVRQQLEEGPLVNRGDVLSIWLAVILMIGLIVMKLFGVI
- a CDS encoding UDP-N-acetylglucosamine pyrophosphorylase — its product is MNISGHTELLQRKGVLIPNPTAVDIDAEIDPARISGEGVVFYPGTRIYGADTVISAGVKLGYEGPVTIENCQLGSRVQLKGGFFSTSVFLDGCTMDNGAHVRQGCLLEEETRAGHTVGLKQTILFPFVTLGSLINFCDCFMAGGTDRKNHSEVGSSYIHFNYTPQQDKATASLIGDVPQGVMLRQKPIFLGGQGGLIGPARIAFGTVIAAGTIFRGDCTEDGKFVSSGANKDRLTAYHPGLYVHVSRRIRINLSYMANLLALKQWYIHVRQPFFLKHALAETVHQGALNTLDAALHERLLRMDELAEKMDESLAQVSRHLKGQQKKLARGEQEAFRDRWPEIRGIFEAKLEESLGADDRHRFLTCVDQTATRHQHYLAMIRALPPEAVACGKRWLGKIVTGISTRGESILSGETGGP
- a CDS encoding SIS domain-containing protein — translated: MTSLAASLRRFGTWHWFVGANPHRCPPRSLILFPYYPATFFCGLAGILVIKGPGPLEKTGIVRTFITLFDVVSSLRIADIQGGALTLARYLDGDASLEKMARRIPELKGDHVFRELTTHPETAFKLERLAGNIKAYLLQEEAALEKAAAFFDTQILEKVNRSLLILRDILWALENDVLATLEQIQNLAEESSKPPGTESLLKYKRINFLLNCINRLEVRGRDSAGLQVSFTLPAGSVFREILHRLKERNLYTEFSDRVDTADLLNNSISLPCTITDLECIREDTSKTITFTYKTASVIGELGQNVRELTESIRGDHVLRVFAETEMACESSFCHTRWASVGSISVENCHPINNATLNGHPQALADKNYPRYGRGNWTINVALNGDIDNYQILRYRLESGHDLIAPEVTTDTKIIPLQIEHYLMQGCDLEAAFRLALNDFEGSHAIAMVSNLEPGKVFLALRGSGQALYIGLADDQYLFSSELYGLVERTPFFIKINGEMPADPARPETTGQMFILDQESTGGLNGIAACFYDGKTLLLAPEDIQKAEITTRDIDRGDFRHYFLKEISESAQSVRKTLLGKYRIIQEENGGNRVFFNLGQDVLPDKIRNEITHRRIRRVIVIGHGTAAVAGQAIGDALNRFLKGTNLLAEANLASELSGFSLSQDLSDTLIIPITQSGTTTDTNRAVAMARDRGASVIAIVNRRQSDITTKTDGVFYTSDGRDIEMSVASTKAFYSQIIAGHLLALFFAQITDALTDDEIAGELRVLEKVPQFINRVLEQQETIRKAAQQVPRQKSHWAIVGSGPNKAAADEIRIKLSELCYKTISSDIVENKKHIDLSAEPLIIVCGAGNPETVVGDIVKDVAIFKAHKAGVVVFTDEGETRFDDLADAVIKLPKGSAPLPVISNTVAGHLFGYYAALGIDEDAMFLRRFRSELNRRMIEQDKQHWSIYERIADREFRKLIRDFSRRFHERRNQGAFHSASAKTISDIVLLLKYTVGRLPLEDYAYDFKGQDDLLSPIDFLDVSLGNAIDELSRPVDAIRHQAKTVTVGTSRKEQPLHGILFDLLKELAFSDRTLASKNILDIDRLQPAVAEIRGYTLYLISALKTEGNPTEETTISIAKRSGVSLQMSSRVEKSGRLMGTKRTIVNTGHLYIGCGKSDGAPLIVIPLKKGGDLISHLLLIHVRFNERITLRERIAAMGVRYNDLKNLINEYNLLWMDRYLLQIPLETLLGEPVEIIAGQIKLALADHPNTNSGLNRDL